The Streptomyces griseiscabiei genomic sequence AGCCCGGTCCGCCGCGATGCCGTGGCGCTCCATGCGGGCCAGCAGCGCGGAGGTCGGCAGCTCCACGTCCCGCAGCAGCTCCGCGGCGCCGACCTCGTCCAGGCGCTCCCCGAAGGCCTCGCCGAGGTCGAGGATCGCGCGGGCCTGCACCATCAGCGCGTCGGCCTCGGCGCCCTCGTCCGCGCCGAAGGCCAGCTGACCGTCGGCCGTGGCGGCGGGGGCCAGCTCGCGGCCCAGGTACTCCAGGGAGAGCGCGTCCAGGTCGAAGGAGCGGCGGCCCGGCTTGACCAGGTACGCGGCGAGCGCGGTGTCCATGCCGACGCCTTCGACGGTCCAGCCGTGCTCGGCGAAGACCCGCATCGCGGCCTTGGCGTTGTGGAAGACCTTCGGCCGGGCGCTGTCGGCGAGCCAGGCCGCCCACGCGGTCTCGTCGGTCTCGTCCAGCTGCGTCGGGTCGAACCAGGCGGCGGCGCCCTGGGCCGCGGCGAGCGCGATCTCGGCGACCGAGCCGGTGCCGAGGGCCCAGGTGTCGACGGTGGCGACGCCGAGGATCTCCGTGCCGTGCTCGGTGAGCCAGGGGGCCAGCTCGCCGGAGCCGAGGACCGTGCCGTCCACCTCGACGCCCGGGGCGGCCGGCTCGGCGGTGCCGGCCTCCTCGGCGCCCGGGTCGACGGCCAGCAGGCGCTCTCGCAGCGAGGGGTTGCGGATCTCCAGGGTGTCCAGGACCATCGCGACGGCCTTGCGGTCGTACGCCTCCCGCTCCAGCTCGGCGACGCCCTTGGGCAGCTCGACCGTGCGGACCATCTCGGTGAGGCGGCGGTTGAGCTTGACGGCCTCCAGGTGGTCGCGGAGGTTCTGCCCGGCCTTGCCCTTGACCTCCTCGACGCGCTCGACGAGGTCCGCGAACGAACCGAACTGGTTGATCCACTTCGCGGCGGTCTTCTCGCCGACGCCGGGGATGCCCGGGAGGTTGTCGGACGGGTCTCCGCGCAGGGCCGCGAAGTCCGGGTACTGGGCCGGGGTGAGGCCGTACTTCTCGAACACCTTCTCCGGGGTGAACCGGGTCAGCTCCGAGACGCCCTTCGTCGGGTAGAGCACGGTGGTGTGCTCGCTGACGAGCTGGAAGGAGTCGCGGTCGCCGGTGACGACGAGGACCTCGAAGCCGGCGGCCTCGGCCTGGGTGGCGAGGGTGGCGATGATGTCGTCGGCCTCGAAGCCGTCGACGGCGAAGCGGACGGCGTGCATCGCGTCGAGCAGCTCGCCGATCAGCTCGACCTGACCCTTGAACTCGTCCGGGGTCTTCGAGCGGTTCGCCTTGTACTCGGTGAACTCCTCCGAGCGCCAGGTCTTGCGGGAGACGTCGAAGGCGACCGCGAAGTGGGTGGGGGCCTCGTCGCGCAGCGTGTTCGCCAGCATCGACGCGAAGCCGTAGATCGCGTTGGTCGGCTGGCCCGTCGCCGTCGTGAAGTTCTCCGCGGGCAGCGCGAAGAACGCGCGGTAGGCCAGCGAGTGCCCGTCCATGAGCATCAGCCGGGGACGGCTGCCGCCGGGGGTGCTGTCGGTCTTCTTCGTTCCAGTCTCTGCCACGCCCCCGATCCTGCCACGTACCACTGACAGCCGGACCCACGGACGTACGCGGGGCCACCACGGACGTACGCGGGGCCACCGGAGCCGGAGTGACACCCGGTGCGGCGCCGCCGGGCAGCACCCGGCGCCGCGCGGCACCGCCGCCGTCCCGCGCGTCGAGCGCGCTCGTTTCCTGTCGGGCGTGCGTGCGAGGATCGAAGGCATAGCCTCACGCCCGACATCAGCACGCGTAAGCGAAGGGGAGCAGCCATGGCCGGCAAGGCGCCGAAGAATGATCCTGTTCAGGACGCGCCGCGGGTCGCGGAGCCCAAGCACGCGGCGGCGGGACTGCCGGCGATCGGGCACACCCTGCGGATCGCCCAGCAGCAGATGGGCGTGAAGCGGACCGCGCTGACGCTGCTGCGGGTCAACCAGAAGGACGGCTTCGACTGCCCCGGCTGCGCCTGGCCGGAGCCGGACCACCGGCACGCCGCGGAGTTCTGCGAGAACGGGGCGAAGGCGGTCGCCGAGGAGGCCACGCTGCGGCGGGTCACCCCCGAGTTCTTCGCCGCCCACCCCGTCGCCGACCTCGCCACGCGCAGCGGCTACTGGCTGGGACAGCAGGGGCGGCTCACACACCCCATGTACCTGCCCGAGGGGGGCGACCGGTACGAGCCGGTGTCCTGGGAGCGCGCCTTCGACATCGTCGCCGAGGAGCTGAAGGCCCTCGCCTCCCCCGACGAGGCCCTCTTCTACACCTCCGGCCGCACCAGCAACGAGGCCGCGTTCCTCTACCAGCTGTTCGCCCGTGAGTTCGGCACGAACAACCTGCCGGACTGCTCCAACATGTGTCACGAGTCATCGGGCTCGGCGCTCTCCGAGACGATCGGCATAGGCAAGGGCAGCGTCCTGCTGGAGGACCTCTACCGAGCCGATCTGATCGTCGTCGCCGGCCAGAACCCGGGGACCAACCACCCCCGGATGCTCTCCGCGCTGGAGAAGGCGAAGGCGAACGGCGCGAGGATCATCACCGTCAACCCGCTGCCCGAGGCCGGCCTGGAGCGGTTCAAGAACCCGCAGACCCCGCAGGGCATGCTCAAGGGCGCCGCCCTCACCGACCTGTTCCTGCAGATCCGCATCGGCGGCGACCAGGCCCTGTTCCGCCTCCTCAACAAGCTGGTCCTGGAGACCGAGGGCGCGGTCGACGAGACCTTCGTCGCCGAACACACCCACGGCTTCGAGGAGTTCGCCGAGGCCGCCCGCGCCGCCGACTGGGACGAGACCCTCACCGCGACCGGCCTCACCCGCGAGGAGATCGACGAGGCGCTGCGCATGGTCCTCGCCTCGAAGCGGACCATCGTCTGCTGGGCCATGGGCCTCACCCAGCACAAGCACTCGGTGCCCACCATCCGCGAGGTGGTCAACTTCCTGCTGCTGCGTGGCAACATCGGCCGCCCCGGCGCCGGCGTCTGCCCGGTGCGCGGGCACTCGAACGTGCAGGGCGACCGCACCATGGGCATCTTCGAGCGGCCCGCCCCGGCCTTCCTGGACGCCCTGGAGAGGGAGTTCGGCTTCGCCCCGCCCCGGGAGCACGGCTATGACGTCGTACGCGCCATCAAGGCCATGCGCGACGACAAGGCGAAGGTCTTCTTCGCCATGGGCGGCAACTTCGTCTCCGCCTCCCCCGACACGGAGGTCACCGAGGCGGCGATGCGCCGGGCCCGGCTCACCGTGCACGTGTCGACCAAGCTGAACCGCTCGCACGCCGTCACGGGCGCGCGGGCGCTGATCCTGCCGACCCTGGGCCGCACCGAGCGCGATCTGCAGGGCGGCGGCGAGCAGTTCGTGACCGTCGAGGACTCGATGGGCATGGTGCACGCCTCACGCGGCCGGCTGGAGCCCGCGAGCGGGCAGCTGCTGTCCGAGCCGGCCATCGTGTGCCGGCTCGCCCGCCGGGTCCTCGGCGAGGACAGCCGCACCCCGTGGGAGGAGTTCGAGAAGGACTACGCGACGATCCGCGACCGCATCGCGCGCGTGGTCCCCGGTTTCCAGGACTTCAACGCGCGCGTGGCCGACCCGGGCGGCTTCGCCCTGCCGCACGCCCCGCGCGACGAGCGCCGCTTCCCCACGGCCACCGGCAAGGCCAACTTCACCGCCGCCCCGATCGAGTACCCGGAGCTTCCTGAGGGCCGCCTGCTGCTGCAGACGCTGCGCTCGCACGACCAGTACAACACCACGATCTACGGCCTCGACGACCGCTACCGGGGCATCAGGAACGGCCGCCGGGTCGTGCTGGTCAACCCCGAGGACGCGCGGGCGCTGAAGCTCGCCAACGGGTCGTACGTGGACCTGGTGGGCGAGTGGAAGGACGGCGTCGAGCGACGCGCGCCCGGCTTCCGGGTGGTGCACTACCCGACCGCCCGCGGCTGCGCCGCCGCCTACTACCCGGAGACCAACGTGCTGGTGCCGCTGGACTCCACCGCCGACACCAGCAACACCCCGGCCAGCAAGTCCGTCGTGGTCCGTCTGGAACAATCGTCGACCGACTGAGCGTTTGCTCAGGAGGGCCGGCGCACCCGGCCGGCGACACCCCCGGCGGGCCCGCCCGTCCGGGGCGCGCGATCGACGACGAACGGAGCCCCATGGGCGAGCAGCACCACGCGAAGTTCCCGCAAGAGGTCATCGACGAGTACGCGGCCCTCGGCATCGACCTGGTCGCGATGTTCTCCGCCGGACATCTGGGCACCCGGATGGGCGTGCGGATCGTGGAGGCGTCGGCGGACCGTGTCGTCGGGACGATGCCGGTGGAGGGCAACACCCAGCCGTACGGCCTGCTGCACGGCGGCGCCTCCGCCGTGCTCGCGGAGACGCTGGGGTCGGTCGGCTCCATGCTGCACGCCGGCAGCTCCAAGATCGCCGTCGGTGTGGACCTGAACTGCACCCACCACCGGGGCGTACGGTCCGGGCTGGTGACCGGTGTCGCCACACCGCTGCACCGGGGGCGCTCGACGGCGACGTACGAGATCGTCGTCAGCGACGAGGCGGGCAAGCGGGTGTGCACGGCCCGGCTGACGTGTCTGCTGCGGGACGCCCCTGCGCCCTCGGGTGCGCCGGCGCGGGCGGCGGACTGACGGCCGCGGCGGCCGGGCGGCCCGCGGCGAAGATCGCCTCACCTCTGGCCGCCCGGTCGAGCAGGCCCTAGCGTCGGGGCATGGCAACGGGAGGAGCCCCCTGGCCGGGGGCGGGCGGGTTCCGGGGGCCCGGGCCGGTACCGGCGGTACCGCGGGCCCACGTCCTGGTCGTCGGACGCGCCACGGGGAGACCGGCTGACGCGCGCGACGGCACCTCACCGCCCCCCTCGGCCGCCCCGCCCGGCGTGCCGTGCGCGCGGACCGTGGCCCACCGGCCACGGAAGATCGCGGACACGGCAGAGGTGGACACGGCAGAGGTGGACACGGCGGCCGTGGCACGGGCGGGGCAGCGGTGTACGGCTGCGGCGGCCGTGGCACAGCCGATCGCCCGGCGGACCCGCGCGGACCGCCGGGAACCGTACCGCTCGGGCGGTCCGGGCGAGGGGCACCGGGGATGAGCGGGGTCGGCCCCGTCGAGCCCGGCGAGGGCACGCGCGCGTGGGACGCGCCGGAGGCGGATTCCGCACCCGCGCCGAAGCCCCCTCGCGGGCCGTTCGCGCCGGTGTACGCCCGGCACCGCCGTGCCGTGCTCGCCATGGCCGCGGCCGTGGTCGTGCTCGCGGGCGGCGGCGCCCTGTACGCCACCCGCCCGCACCCGGCACCGACGACGCCGGAGCCGACACCGCGCGAGGCGCCCTACCCCTCCCAGGCGGTCGGCGTGAGCTATCTCGGCCCGGTGCCCCGGTCCGCCGGGGCGTCGCTCGGGAGTTTCGGTTTCGAGCTGGAGCTGCGCGTGCGGTACGGCTCCGCGATCACGGTGGAACGGATGACCCAGCCCTATAGGGGTCTCACTCTGCGGACGGACCCGCGCACTCCGTTCCGGATCGGGACGAAAGGGCCCCAGAAGATCGTCATCACCATGCGCGTCACCGAATGCGGAAAAGTGCCGAAGAACGCCGGGCTTCCTTTCCTGGATGTAACTCTACGTAATACACGCGCAATAGAAGCGCACAGTTTCATCTTGGGCGAACGCTATGCGCAGGACCTCTCCGACGCCCTTCAGGTCGCCTGTAGCAACGATTCCATGTCATCACCAAAAGCCTGAACACTGCTGAACCTACCCGCGTCGACCCTGCACGTTCTCAGCATGCGGACAGGGCGAATCGGCCTGAATTCCGCGCATCCACCCACTGAGTACCGCTCTGCATTACCTCGTGTCATAACAAGAGAGTCACAGCCTTGGTCAGACTCTCCTCCACGTTCCCCACACACGCTTAGAGTCACGCCCAGTCACCGCGCCGACGGAATCGAAGTCACGTCTTCGGCCCAGCGCTCGACTCGGCCACTTCCAACAGGGAGGGCCGTGCCAGGGAAAGGACTGATCGTGCGTCAACGTTCGCTCATAGCCATCACCGCCGCGCTGGCGGCGGGAGCACTCACTCTCACCGCCTGCGGTTCGCGCGACGAGGGCGACGGCGGCTCGGACACCGGCGGTGGCACCAAGATCGTCATCGGCGTCGACGCCCCGCTGACCGGTGACCTCTCCGCCATGGGCCTCGGCATCAAGAACTCCGCCGACCTCGCGGCCAAGACGGCCAACAAGGAGAAGTACGTCGAGGGCGTCACCTTCGAGATCGAAGCCCTCGACGACCAGGCGCAGCCCTCCTCCGGCCAGCAGAACGCCGCCACCTTCGTCGCCAACAAGGACGTCCTCGGTGTCGTCGGCCCGCTGAACTCCGGCGTCGCCGAGTCCATGCAGAAGGTCTTCGACGACGCCAAGCTCGTCGAGGTCTCCCCCGCCAACACCGGCCCGACCCTCACCCAGGGCCCCAAGTGGGAGACCGAGAAGGTCCGCCCGTACAAGTCGTACTTCCGCACCGCGACCACGGACGCCGTCCAGGGCCCGTTCGCCGCGCAGTACCTGTACAACAAGGCCAAGAAGACCAAGGTCTTCGTCATCGACGACAAGAAGACCTACGGCGCCGGCCTCGCGGGCACCTTCACCAAGGAGTTCGAGAAGCTCGGCGGCAAGGTCGTCGGCACCGAGCACATCGACCCCGAGACCAAGGACTTCTCCGCGGTCGCCACCGAGGTCAAGTCCTCCGGCGCCGACGTCGTCTACTACGGCGGCGAGTACCCGCAGGCCGGCCCCCTCACCAAGCAGATCAAGGCCGCGGGCGCCAAGATCCCCGTCGCCGGCGGCGACGGCATCAACAACCCCGCGTACATGGACCTCGGCGGCGACGCCGCCACCGGCGACTTCTCCACCTCCGTCGGCGCCCCGGTCGAGACGCTCGACTCCGCCAAGGAGTTCGTCGCCAACTACACCGAAGCGGGCTACAAGGAGCCCTACGCGGCCTACGGCGGCTACTCCTACGACAGCGCCTGGGCGATCATCGAAGCCGTGAAGAAGGTCGTCGAGGACAACGACGGCAAGCTCCCCGACGACGCCCGCGCGAAGATCACCGAAGCCATGCAGAACATCTCCTTCGAGGGTGTCACCGGCAAGGTCTCCTTCGACGAGTACGGCGACACGACCAACAAGCAGCTGACCGTCTACAAGGTCGAAGGCGGGGAGTGGAAGGCGGTCGACTCCGGTACCTACACCGGCTGACCCCACCCGCACACACATGAGCCGCGCGGGGCGCTGCACCACAGCGCCCCGCGCGGACTCGCATCCGGTCACATTCGTCGAACATCCGAATCTCGGAGGACATGCGGTGAACGAACTGCCGCAGCAGCTGGTCAACGGCCTGCTACTGGGATCCATGTACGGGCTGGTCGCCATCGGCTACACGATGGTCTATGGCATTGTCCAGCTCATCAACTTCGCCCACGGTGAGATATTCATGCTGGGCGGCTTCGGTGCCATCACGGTCTACCTGTACGTGCTGCCCGACGGCACCAACCTGTGGGTGGCGCTCCCCCTCATGCTCGTCGGCGGCATCATCGTCGCCGTACTCGCGGCCGTAGGAGCGGAACGCCTCGCCTACCGCCCCCTGCGCACCGCCCCACGCCTGGCGCCCCTCATCACCGCCATCGGCCTCTCCCTCGCGCTCCAGCAGGCCGTCTGGGCCTGGTACCCGGACGCCAAGGAATCCGTCAACTTCCCGCAGATCAAGGGCGGCCCCTTCGAGATCGCCGGTGTCACCATCCAGACCGGTGACATCTTCCTGCTCATCGCCGCCCCGATCAGCATGGCGGTCCTCGCCTACTTCGTCATGAAGACCCGCACCGGCCGCGGCATGCAGGCCACCGCGCAGGACCCCGACACCGCCAAGCTCATGGGCATCAACACCGACCGCATCATCGTGGTCGCCTTCGCCCTCGGCGCCGCGTTCGCCGCCGTCGGAGCCGTCGCCTACGGCCTCAAGTACGGCCAGGTCCAGTTCCGCATGGGCTTCATCCTCGGCCTCAAGGCGTTCACCGCCGCCGTCCTCGGCGGCATCGGCAACATCTACGGCGCCATGCTCGGCGGCGTCGCCCTCGGCCTCGCCGAAGCCCTTTCCACCGCATACATCTCGGACATCCCCGGCATGGACCAGTTCGGCAGCCAGTCCTGGGCCAACGTCTGGGCGTTCGCACTCCTCATCCTCGTCCTCCTCTTCAGGCCCCAGGGCCTGCTCGGGGAGCGCGTGGCGGACAGGGCGTGACACCGATGACCACACAGACCACCGCATCCCCGGCGCCCGCCGCCAAGCACGACGACACTTCGAGGGGTCTCGTGGGCCTCCCGGAGAACACCGGCCGCGCACTCGCCACCGGCGGCGGCGCCCTCGCCGTCGTCTCCGCCTTCCTCTCCTGGACCTGGACCTCCGCCTTCCCCGGCAACCTCACCGTCTACGGCTACCCCGGCGGCCTCCAGGTCCTCGTCCTCATCGGCGGCGCCCTCACCGCGCTCTTCGGCCTCGCCTCCTACGGCGTCAAGGGCCTGCGCTGGCTCACCCCCTCGGGCGCCGACAGCGCCATCAAGCTCGCCGCCCTCGGCACCTTCGCCACCGCCTGGTACACGGTCCTCGCCATCAGCATCCAGCTCGGCGGCATCGTCAACCTGGAACCCGGCGGCTACGTCGCCGCCGTCGCCAGCCTCGTCGCCCTCCTCGGCGCCCTCGCCCTGCCCTTCACACGGCCGCAGCCCGAGACAGCCGACCCCGAGGACAGCTCCTGGGAGCACTTCCAGCTCGGCCTGCGCAACGCCTGGTCCGTCGTCAAGGCCTGCTTCACCGGCGGCACCGCCACCCCGGCCCGCCAACTCCCCGCCTACGCCGAGATCCTGGTCATCGTCGCGGCACTCGCCCTCGGCCTGACCGTCTTCACCTACGGCATCGGCACCGAGTACGACGAGCTCTTCATCGGCTTCCTCATCACCGCCGGCTTCGGCTTCGCCGCCCTCTCCAAGGCCGGCCTCGTCGCCCGCGTCTCCGCACTCACCGCCAAACACCGCACCGTCACCATGATCGGCGCGTTCGCGGCAGCGGCGGCCTTCCCCTTCACCCAGTCCGACGACCGCTACGCGACCATCGGCGTCTACATCCTGATCTTCGCCACCGTCGCCCTCGGCCTCAACATCGTCGTCGGCCTCGCCGGCCTCCTCGACCTCGGATACGTCGCCTTCCTCGGCGTCGGCGCCTACACCGCGGCCATGGTCTCCGGCTCCCCCTCCTCCCCCTTCGACATCCACCTGCCCTTCTGGGCCAGCGCCATCCTCGGCGCCGCCGTCGCCATGATCTTCGGCGTCATCATCGGCGCCCCCACCCTGCGACTGCGCGGCGACTACCTCGCCATCGTCACCCTCGGCTTCGGTGAGATCTTCCGCATCGCCGTCCTCAACATGGACGGCACCTCCGGACCCGACATCACCAACGGCTCCAACGGCATCGCCTCCATCCCCAACCTCAACATCCTGGGCTTCGACTTCGGCGCCGAACACACCATCGCCGGATTCACCATCGCCCGCTTCGCCAACTACTTCTTCCTCATGCTGCTCATCACCCTCGTCGTGGTGATCGTCTTCCGACGCAGCAGCGACTCCCGCATCGGCCGCGCCTGGATCGCCATCCGCGAGGACGAGACCGCCGCACTGGCCATGGGCATCAACGGCTTCCGGGTCAAGCTCATCGCCTTCGCCCTCGGCGCCGCGCTCGCCGGCCTCGCCGGCACCGTCCAGGCCCACGTCACCTACACCGTGACACCCGAGCAGTACCAGTTCGCCCACGTGGTCCCGCCCAACTCGGCGTTCCTCCTCGCCGCCGTCGTCCTCGGCGGCATGGGCACCATCAGCGGACCCCTCGTCGGCGCCGCACTGCTCTACCTCATCCCCGCCAAGCTCCAGTTCCTCGGCGACCTCCAGCTCTTCGCCTTCGGCATGGCCCTCGTGCTCCTCATGCGCTTCCGCCCGGAAGGACTCATCCCCAACCGGCGCCGCCAGCTCGAATTCCACGAAGAAGCCGAAGCACCCACAGTCCTCAGCAAGGCAGGGGCCTGACCCATGACCACCGACACCACCACCAAGGACGCCACACCCGGCGCCACCCCCGCCGAGACCGTCCTCGACGCCCGCGGCGTGACCATGCGCTTCGGCGGCCTCACCGCCGTACGCAACGTCAACCTCACCGTCAACAGCGGCGAGATCGTCGGACTCATCGGCCCCAACGGCGCCGGCAAGACGACCTTCTTCAACTGCCTCACCGGCCTCTACATCCCCACCGAGGGAGAAGTCCGCTACAAGGGCCAGGTCCTGCCGCCCAAGTCCTTCAAGGTCACCGCCGCAGGCATCGCCCGCACCTTCCAGAACATCCGTCTCTTCGCCAACATGACGGTCCTGGAAAACGTGCTCGTCGGACGCCACACCCGCACCAAGGAAGGCCTCTGGTCCGCCCTCCTGCGCGGCCCCGGCTTCCACAAGGCCGAGAAGGCCTCCCGCGAACGCGCCATGGAACTCCTGGAGTTCGTCGGCCTCGACGCCAAGGCCGAACACCTCGCCCGCAACCTCCCCTACGGCGAACAGCGCAAGCTGGAGATCGCCCGGGCACTCGCGAGCGAACCCGGCCTGCTCCTCCTCGACGAGCCCACCGCAGGCATGAACCCCCAGGAGACGCGGACGACCGAAGAACTGGTCTTCGCCATCCGCGACAAGGGCATCGCCGTCCTCGTCATCGAGCACGACATGCGGTTCATCTTCAACCTCTGCGACCGCGTCGCCGTCCTCGTCCAGGGCGAAAAACTCGTCGAGGGCGACAGCGCCACCGTCCAGGGCGACGAACGCGTCGTCGCCGCCTACCTCGGCGAACCCTTCGAGGACGCACCCGGCCAGGACGAGGTCGCCGAAGTCGAAGCCGCCGAAGCCAACGCCGAGCCCCCGAAGGACACCGCGCCCGGCGCGCCCGGCAAGGAGAACGACCGATGACCGCACTCCTCGAAGTCGAAGACCTCCGGGTCGCCTACGGCAAGATCGAAGCCGTCAAGGGCATCTCCTTCAAGGTCAACGCCGGCGAGGTCGTCACCCTCATCGGCACCAACGGCGCCGGCAAGACCACGACCCTGCGCACCCTCTCCGGGCTGCTCAAGCCCGTCGGCGGCCAGATCAAGTTCAACGGCAAGTCGCTCAAGAAGATCCCCGCGCACGACATCGTCGCGCTCGGACTCGCCCACTCCCCCGAGGGGCGGCACATCTTCCCGCGCATGACCATCGTGGACAACCTGCGCCTCGGCGCGTTCCTCCGCGACGACAAGGCCGGCATCGAGAAGGACATCCAGCGCGCCTACGACCTCTTCCCCATCCTGGGAGAACGCCGTAACCAGGCCGCCGGCACCCTCTCCGGCGGCGAGCAGCAGATGCTCGCCATGGGCCGCGCGCTCATGTCCCAGCCCAAGCTGCTCATGCTGGACGAGCCCTCCATGGGCCTGTCCCCCATCATGATGCAGAAGATCATGGCCACCATCGCCGAACTGAAGTCCCAGGGCACCACGATCCTGCTCGTCGAACAGAACGCGCAGGCCGCGCTCTCCCTCGCCGACCAGGGTCACGTCATGGAGATCGGCAAGATCGTCCTCTCGGGCACGGGCGGCGATCTGCTGCACGACGAGTCCGTCCGCAAGGCGTACCTCGGCGAGGACTAGCCCCCGGCCCCCTCACGACGACGAGGCCCGCACCCCCCTTCAAGTGGGGGTGCGGGCCTCGCTGTATACCGGGGGGGGCGCGGACTCAGCCCTTCGCGGCCTTCTTCTCGTCGGCGTCCTGGATGACCGCCTCCGCCACCTGCTGCATCGACATCCGACGATC encodes the following:
- a CDS encoding ABC transporter ATP-binding protein translates to MTTDTTTKDATPGATPAETVLDARGVTMRFGGLTAVRNVNLTVNSGEIVGLIGPNGAGKTTFFNCLTGLYIPTEGEVRYKGQVLPPKSFKVTAAGIARTFQNIRLFANMTVLENVLVGRHTRTKEGLWSALLRGPGFHKAEKASRERAMELLEFVGLDAKAEHLARNLPYGEQRKLEIARALASEPGLLLLDEPTAGMNPQETRTTEELVFAIRDKGIAVLVIEHDMRFIFNLCDRVAVLVQGEKLVEGDSATVQGDERVVAAYLGEPFEDAPGQDEVAEVEAAEANAEPPKDTAPGAPGKENDR
- a CDS encoding ABC transporter ATP-binding protein, with the protein product MTALLEVEDLRVAYGKIEAVKGISFKVNAGEVVTLIGTNGAGKTTTLRTLSGLLKPVGGQIKFNGKSLKKIPAHDIVALGLAHSPEGRHIFPRMTIVDNLRLGAFLRDDKAGIEKDIQRAYDLFPILGERRNQAAGTLSGGEQQMLAMGRALMSQPKLLMLDEPSMGLSPIMMQKIMATIAELKSQGTTILLVEQNAQAALSLADQGHVMEIGKIVLSGTGGDLLHDESVRKAYLGED